AGAGCGGTGTGGTGAGTGTCCTCCTATGGAAAATTTGCTTATGTCTACGATGAACTGATGGCCGATATGCCGTATCCGCAGTGGCTAGCTTTTGCCGAGACCGCCTGGGAGCGGCTCGGAAAGCCGAAGACCGTGGCCGAGCTGGGCTGCGGCACCGGCAGCCTCACGATTCCGCTGGCCGAGGCGGGATATCATATGACGGGAATTGACCTTTCATCGGATATGCTTGCCGTGGCGCGGCAGAAGATGGAGGAACTCCCCCGCGGCCGCCGGTTTATACGGGAGGGAAGCGTGCAGTGGATCAGACAGGACATGAGGGAATGGGAGCTTCCGGAACCGGTGGACTCCGTGATTTCCTTTTGCGATAGTCTGAATTATGTATTGGAAGAGAACGGGATCGCGTCGGTCTTCAAACGCACTTACGATGGATTGAAGCCGGGCGGCAGCTTTCTGTTCGATGTGCATCATCCAAACACGCTGATCAGCTATGCGGAGGAGCAGCCTTTTGTGATGGAGGAGTCTTCCGTAGCGTACATTTGGACCTGTGAGCTGGATGCGCCGAGGCGGGAGATTGAGCATCATTTATCCATCTTCGTGAGCGAAGAGCCGGGGAGCGACCGGTATC
This region of Paenibacillus sp. URB8-2 genomic DNA includes:
- a CDS encoding class I SAM-dependent DNA methyltransferase; the encoded protein is MSSYGKFAYVYDELMADMPYPQWLAFAETAWERLGKPKTVAELGCGTGSLTIPLAEAGYHMTGIDLSSDMLAVARQKMEELPRGRRFIREGSVQWIRQDMREWELPEPVDSVISFCDSLNYVLEENGIASVFKRTYDGLKPGGSFLFDVHHPNTLISYAEEQPFVMEESSVAYIWTCELDAPRREIEHHLSIFVSEEPGSDRYRRFEEVHIQRAYDPEWMAEELRRAGFSQVRMYADFKWISAGNDAQRLFYVAVK